A window from Primulina eburnea isolate SZY01 chromosome 2, ASM2296580v1, whole genome shotgun sequence encodes these proteins:
- the LOC140824429 gene encoding protein TIFY 10B-like gives MGSPELLDSGKRSNFTQTCSLLSQYLKEGGNFEDLGLVLSTRSEHKGIPTRTMDLLPMIEKSDQSSGAAKPDSYPLNGGRTEIIKKSHDLSGMKSGADQSAQMTIFYAGQVFVFDDLPADKANRIIMLARTAALSPPNTAQRPAEPAASFPEFTSARELCTPHQLLGSDLPIKRKNSLARFLERRKDRIVATEPYGARKPTTVPSKREAWLELAPQCSSPNIQRRH, from the exons ATGGGCTCGCCGGAATTATTGGACTCCGGGAAGAGGTCTAATTTCACTCAGACGTGTAGCTTGTTGAGCCAGTACTTGAAAGAGGGGGGTAATTTTGAAGACCTAGGTCTGGTGTTGTCCACGAGGTCAGAGCACAAAG GGATTCCAACTAGAACGATGGATTTGTTGCCCATGATCGAGAAATCAGATCAGAGTTCGGGTGCTGCAAAGCCTGATTCGTATCCCCTCAATGGCGGAAGGACAGAAATCATAAAGAAATCTCATGATCTCAG TGGTATGAAATCCGGGGCTGATCAAAGTGCCCAGATGACCATATTCTACGCCGGTCAGGTGTTTGTGTTTGACGATTTGCCGGCGGACAAGGCGAACCGGATCATTATGTTAGCCAGAACCGCCGCCTTATCACCTCCGAACACAGCTCAGAGACCGGCGGAACCCGCCGCCAGCTTCCCCGAGTTTACTTCAGCTCGAGAACTATGCACTCCTCACCAGCTTCTTGGTTCTG ATTTACCAATCAAGAGGAAAAATTCTTTGGCCAGATTCTTGGAGAGGAGGAAAGACAG AATTGTTGCTACTGAACCGTACGGAGCAAGAAAACCGACTACTGTGCCATCTAAAAGAGAAGCATGGCTGGAATTGGCTCCTCAGTGTTCTTCACCAAACATTCAGCGCCGCCATTGA